TGGTTTTAGGCGGGGGGATGAGATTGGTGGATGAAGAGTTGATTGGTAGCAATGGAAAGCGGTGTCGAGCCACCGCACTCCAAGTCTGTTTATCCCTTGAGCGTTGTAAGTTGATCGGTGTTGATCGTTTGTCTGGCTCGGTAGAGGGAGACGATGATGGCGAGCCCCAGGGCCACTTCGGCTGCAGCCACGGTGATGACAAAAAAGACGAGCATTTGGCCGTCGTAGTCGGGGAGCCCTTTGACTGTATTGAAACGGGAAAAGGCAACCAGTGTGAGCGAAGCAGCAGCAAGCATCATTTCGAGGCACATAAAGATGACGATGATGTTGCGCCGGATGATGACTCCGCCAAGGCCGATGGCGAAGAGGAGGCCGGAGAAAAACAGATATTCGTTAAGCGTAGGAGTGGGCATAGGGTTATCCGTTATGAATGAATAATGAGGATAGGTTCGGCTCGGGTGTGCCGAGGTTAATCAGAGGATTTGTTGGATGTTTTTTTCGAAAGGGTAACGCAACCAACCGTCGCAGAGAGGAGGAGAACGGCAATCACCTGAAGCGGGAAATTGTAGTCCTTGTAGAGTTTTTGTCCGATCAGATGCACATCGGGCAGGCGCTCTGTTTTGAGTTTTTTGTGAATGATACTTTCTTCGGGGTAATCATCGACCGTTTCGGTGAAATTGAGTTCGGGGGCGGTGGGGGACGTTTGCTCGGTCATGAGAACTCCAGCCAGTTGAAGCATGAAGACCGACGGAAGAAGGATACCGATAAAAAGAACCAAGCCATTGTGGTGGATTTTTTCCTCCTTTTTCAGATCGAGCAGCATGATGATGAAAATAAACAAAACCATGATGGCTCCTGCATAAACCAGGATTTGCAGAATCCCGACGAGATACGCGTTCAGTCCGGTGAAAATACCGGCAAGGCCCAGAAAACTAAGCACCATTGCCAAGGCACTCGATACCGGGTTGCGCAGGAGCACAACCATCAGACCGCCGGCAATCATCATCGCGGCGAAAATATAGAAAATTGGTGAGATCATCGTATGGGAAGTGGAAGGTGGAATGCCTGCGGGGCAGACAGGATTAACATGATTTTATGAGATTTACGGGAAGTTTCAGTGGAGAGTGCTTGGATCTTCTATCTTGAGTTCTTCTATCTTACTTGAGCTCATTCCACTTGTTGACAAGGCCTTCGCGAACGCCTCCGATTTCGTAGAGTTTCTCTTTGTCGTGAACCATCTCTTTGCGGTCGAGCCCGATGACGAGGTAATCTTTGCGGAGGAAGATCGCTTGTTCCGGGCAGACTTCTTCGCACATGCCGCAGTAAATGCAGCGAGTCATATCGATATCGAATTCCTGAGGTCGTTTTTCGACTTTTGCCCATGGATCATCGGATTCGATTTCTCCCGGAGTGATGGCGATGGCTTTGGGTGGGCAGATGAATTCGCAGAGTTGGCAGGACACGCAACGCTCCCGTCCTTGTTCATCGGTCACCAGTGCCGGGGTTCCACGGTAGTATTCCGGAAGGTGGTCATCCCAGCGGGTTTCCGGATATTGCATGGTTACGCCGGTTCCCGAGCCGTTGAAATTTTCAGCTCCCGGAGTTTTTCCGCGCATCGAATTGATGGCGTGTTTCAGGGTGATGGCCAATCCCTTGAAAACTGCAGGCAGATAGAGTTTTTCCATCAGCGTGAGCTTGGGGCGGGTAAGTTTTTTAACTGGCATTTTTATGGAAATTTGATGCCTGCGGCGCAGACAGGATTAACTGGATGTGTGATGGCGATCAGGAGGGGAGTGGAAGTTTTTGATGTCTTGGATCTTCTATCTTGCAGTCTTGAATCTTAGTTGCAAAGCATGATGATGCCAGCCGTGATGAAGATGTTAACCAGTGCCAATTCGAAGAAAACGATCCAGCCTAGTTTCATCAATTGGTCGTAACGGAAGCGGGGGACGGTCCAACGCACCCAGATGAAGAAAATAATAAAGGCAATCACCTTCGCGAGGAAGATAAGGATGTGGATCAGTCCTCCCCATGCCAGTTCGTTGATCATGGCATCCAGTCCAAAGCCTGCCGACCAGCCACCGAAGAAGAGGGTGACAATCACTGCAGAACCAACAACCATGGCGGCATATTCACCGAGGAAAAACAGAGCGAATTTCATCGAAGAGTATTCCGTGTGGTATCCGCCGACGAGTTCGGTTTCGCATTCAGGAAGGTCAAAAGGCATACGATTGGTTTCGGCAAAGATGGAAGTGGTGAAGACCACAAAAGAGATGCCGAGCGGGATCAGCAGGAGCCAGCGCTCCATACTCAAGCCTTCACCCCAGAGGGGTAACAAGAGCCAACCGTTGTCGGCCTGTTGTTGCACGATATCAGAAAGGTTGAGCTGACCAAAGATCATCAGAACCGGAATGACTGAGAGACCGAGGGCAATTTCATAGGAAATCATCTGGGCGCACGAGCGGACACCTCCGAGGAAGGAGTATTTGTTGTTGGATGCCCAACCGGCGAAGGTGATGCCGTAAACACTGAGTGAAGCGATGGCAAAAACAAAGAGTGGGCCGGCATCGATGTCGGCAATGACAAGTTTGATTTCTTCTCCGAAGAGCGTGATGCTGCTGCCGAAGGGGATGATGCAGATGCAGAGGAATGCCGGGGCGGCGGTGAGTGCCGGAGCAATCCAGAAGAAAAACTTACGGACATGTGCCGGGACAAAGTCCTCTTTGAGGAAGGCCTTGAATCCGTCCGCCAGCGGTTGCAGCAGACCTGCGAGATGGATGTCCTTTTTTCCTCCGAATAAGGTGAGCGGGATACCCACACGGTTGGGGCCGACCCGGTCTTGGATAATCGAGGAAACCCGGCGTTCAGCATACGTGGAATAGGCAATGATCGGCAGGGTGCAGACAAAGGTGAACACAACAATCTTCACTGCTGTGCTGAGGATGAGGATAAGAAGAGGATCCATGGGTAGTGGAATTGATGCCTGCGGCGCAGACAGGATTTCAAGAGGATTAAGGATTTACAGGATGATCGGGTGAGCGTTGATGTAATCTGACAGCTTGAGAAGGGGGCTTTTTGTAAGTCTTGTATTTTCTTTTAATTTGAAGGCTAGGGGCTCCAAAGTTGAGTAAGAGACCTAAATCGATATCAGTGGCTTTAAGATAGTTAACAACTTGGGTTTCGTGTATCGGTA
This genomic stretch from Oceaniferula marina harbors:
- the nuoK gene encoding NADH-quinone oxidoreductase subunit NuoK; the protein is MPTPTLNEYLFFSGLLFAIGLGGVIIRRNIIVIFMCLEMMLAAASLTLVAFSRFNTVKGLPDYDGQMLVFFVITVAAAEVALGLAIIVSLYRARQTINTDQLTTLKG
- a CDS encoding NADH-quinone oxidoreductase subunit J family protein; the protein is MISPIFYIFAAMMIAGGLMVVLLRNPVSSALAMVLSFLGLAGIFTGLNAYLVGILQILVYAGAIMVLFIFIIMLLDLKKEEKIHHNGLVLFIGILLPSVFMLQLAGVLMTEQTSPTAPELNFTETVDDYPEESIIHKKLKTERLPDVHLIGQKLYKDYNFPLQVIAVLLLSATVGCVTLSKKTSNKSSD
- a CDS encoding 4Fe-4S binding protein; its protein translation is MPVKKLTRPKLTLMEKLYLPAVFKGLAITLKHAINSMRGKTPGAENFNGSGTGVTMQYPETRWDDHLPEYYRGTPALVTDEQGRERCVSCQLCEFICPPKAIAITPGEIESDDPWAKVEKRPQEFDIDMTRCIYCGMCEEVCPEQAIFLRKDYLVIGLDRKEMVHDKEKLYEIGGVREGLVNKWNELK
- a CDS encoding complex I subunit 1/NuoH family protein; the encoded protein is MDPLLILILSTAVKIVVFTFVCTLPIIAYSTYAERRVSSIIQDRVGPNRVGIPLTLFGGKKDIHLAGLLQPLADGFKAFLKEDFVPAHVRKFFFWIAPALTAAPAFLCICIIPFGSSITLFGEEIKLVIADIDAGPLFVFAIASLSVYGITFAGWASNNKYSFLGGVRSCAQMISYEIALGLSVIPVLMIFGQLNLSDIVQQQADNGWLLLPLWGEGLSMERWLLLIPLGISFVVFTTSIFAETNRMPFDLPECETELVGGYHTEYSSMKFALFFLGEYAAMVVGSAVIVTLFFGGWSAGFGLDAMINELAWGGLIHILIFLAKVIAFIIFFIWVRWTVPRFRYDQLMKLGWIVFFELALVNIFITAGIIMLCN